DNA from Alkalispirochaeta americana:
TGCCCATCCTCGAGGACGAGGATTTCCCGGGCAAACTTGAGGGTGGAGATGCGGTTGGAGACAATAATGGTGGTTTTCCCCTGACGTTCCTGGAGTATCCGCTGAAGGAGTCGCTCCTCCGTGCGGGTATCCACCGCCGAGAGGGAATCGTCCAAAACAAGAATCGGGGGGTCGGGCAGGAGGGCCCGGGCTATGGCGATCCGTTGGCGTTGCCCCCCTGAGAGAGTTACTCCTCGTTCTCCCACCAGGGTGTCCCACCCCTGGGGGAATTCGCCGATATCCTGATCCAGGGCGGCCAGCTCTTCCACATGGCGGATCGCTGCATCCGATGCATGGGGTCGGGCAAAGCGGATATTCTCGCGCACCGTCGCCGAGAAGAGAAACGTCCGTTGGGGGACGATCCCGAAAGAACCCCGAAGGGTGTTCAGGTCGTACTGCGTCACGTCGGTCCCGTCGAGAAAGACCGTTCCCTCAGGAGGGGAGAGCAGGCGCGGGAAGAGGCTTATGAGTGTGGACTTTCCGCTTCCTGTGCGACCCAGTATGCCGAGTATTCCGCCCGCAGGTAGCTCCAGGGAGATTTCCTGGAGTGCGGGTGATTCCTGATCGGGAAAGGAAAAGGAGAGGTTTCGCACCGAGAGTGACCCCTCGGGGCAGGTCGATCGTCCTCCCGGCGGAGATGCGATGTCTGGCGTGGTGTGGAGAATTTCGTTGATCCGGGAGAGCGAGGCCGCTCCACGCTGGAGCATGTTTACCGTAAAGCCTGCCCCAAGCATGGGCCAGGTCAGCATTTGCAGGTATCCCAGGGTTGCCACGAAGTCGCCCGCCGTGAGAGACCCTTCAAGAAGAGCCTCTCCTCCGAACCAGAGCAGGATCAGGAGGGTCATGCCCGAGAGAAAGCTTACCAGAGGGAAAAAGAGCCCCCAGATTTTGACAAGGTTCATGTTTTGCTGCTGGTATCGATCGTTCGCATCGGCAAAACGGGAGAGGAAGAAGGGCTCCTTCCCAAAAGCTTTAACGACACGAA
Protein-coding regions in this window:
- a CDS encoding ABC transporter ATP-binding protein, which produces MIKEFRTLTPLLRRYRRAYAAGVLSLLITSGAQLLIPFYVGSSIDLLLDGGGAGAVARPMGLLLITAIIIAITRFGWRFFIHGSSRRIEAELRENLYQQLLLLSPEFYNRTKTGDIMARATNDMRAIRMATGIALVAFIDGLFMTVAILAILFSRNPRLALVTIIPLPIITGLIIFLGERIGKGFRAVQEGFSHLSDQTQEVLSGIRVVKAFGKEPFFLSRFADANDRYQQQNMNLVKIWGLFFPLVSFLSGMTLLILLWFGGEALLEGSLTAGDFVATLGYLQMLTWPMLGAGFTVNMLQRGAASLSRINEILHTTPDIASPPGGRSTCPEGSLSVRNLSFSFPDQESPALQEISLELPAGGILGILGRTGSGKSTLISLFPRLLSPPEGTVFLDGTDVTQYDLNTLRGSFGIVPQRTFLFSATVRENIRFARPHASDAAIRHVEELAALDQDIGEFPQGWDTLVGERGVTLSGGQRQRIAIARALLPDPPILVLDDSLSAVDTRTEERLLQRILQERQGKTTIIVSNRISTLKFAREILVLEDGQVSNRGSHQELLAIPGLYRDIARLQQLEHIGEGP